From a region of the Streptomyces sp. NBC_00193 genome:
- a CDS encoding bifunctional riboflavin kinase/FAD synthetase, whose amino-acid sequence MQRWRGLEDIPQDWGRGVVTIGSYDGVHRGHQLIIGRAVAKARELGVPSVVVTFSPHPSEVVRPGSHPPILAPYDRRAELMAGLGVDALLILPFTAEFSQLSPADFIVKVLVDKLHALAVIEGPNFRFGHKAAGNVEFLRQLGATYDYEVEVVDLVERGEAGGGVPFSSTLARKLVAQGDMDGAAEILGRPHRVEGVVVRGAQRGRELGYPTANVETQPHTAIPADGVYAGWLTADGERMPAAISVGTNVQFDATERTVEAYAIDRVGLDLYGMHVAVDFLAYVRGMAKFESLDGLLEAIADDVKRARVLTDSYDAV is encoded by the coding sequence GTGCAGCGCTGGCGTGGCTTGGAGGACATCCCCCAGGACTGGGGACGCGGCGTCGTCACCATCGGGTCCTACGACGGCGTCCACCGCGGTCATCAGCTGATCATCGGACGGGCCGTGGCCAAGGCCCGCGAGCTCGGCGTCCCCTCCGTCGTCGTCACCTTCAGCCCGCACCCGAGCGAGGTCGTCCGCCCCGGCAGCCACCCGCCGATCCTGGCCCCGTACGACCGGCGCGCCGAGCTGATGGCCGGGCTGGGCGTGGACGCGCTGCTGATCCTGCCCTTCACGGCGGAGTTCTCGCAGCTGTCCCCGGCCGACTTCATCGTGAAGGTGCTCGTCGACAAGCTGCACGCGCTGGCGGTCATCGAGGGACCGAACTTCCGCTTCGGCCACAAGGCCGCCGGAAACGTCGAGTTCCTGCGGCAGCTCGGCGCCACCTACGACTACGAGGTCGAGGTCGTGGACCTGGTCGAGCGCGGCGAGGCGGGCGGCGGCGTGCCCTTCTCCTCCACGCTGGCGCGCAAGCTCGTGGCGCAGGGCGACATGGACGGTGCGGCCGAGATCCTGGGCCGCCCGCACCGGGTCGAAGGCGTCGTGGTGCGCGGTGCGCAGCGCGGGCGCGAGCTCGGCTACCCGACGGCGAACGTGGAGACGCAGCCGCACACCGCGATCCCGGCCGACGGGGTGTACGCGGGCTGGCTGACGGCGGACGGCGAGCGGATGCCGGCGGCGATCTCGGTCGGCACGAACGTGCAGTTCGACGCGACCGAGCGGACCGTGGAGGCGTACGCGATCGACCGGGTCGGGCTGGACCTGTACGGCATGCACGTGGCCGTGGACTTCCTCGCCTACGTGCGCGGGATGGCGAAGTTCGAGTCGCTGGACGGGCTGCTGGAAGCCATCGCCGACGACGTGAAGCGCGCACGGGTGCTGACGGACTCGTACGACGCGGTCTGA
- the truB gene encoding tRNA pseudouridine(55) synthase TruB gives MSTNAGKTPDGLVIVDKPSGFTSHDVVAKMRGIAKTRRVGHAGTLDPMATGVLVLGVEKATKLLGHLALTEKEYLGTIRLGQNTLTDDAEGEITSSTDASGVTREGVDAGIAKLSGEIMQVPSKVSAIKIKGVRSYKRARDGEDFEIPARPVTVSSFQVYDMRDAEAEDGTKVVDLVVSVVCSSGTYIRALARDLGADLGVGGHLTALRRTRVGPYKIDRARTLDQLQEELTVMPIGDAAAAAFPRWELDARRASLLANGVRIDMPDEYEPGKAVAVYGPDGQLLGLVESKGGKAKSLAVFA, from the coding sequence ATGAGCACCAACGCAGGGAAGACGCCGGACGGCCTGGTCATCGTCGACAAGCCGTCCGGTTTCACTTCGCACGACGTGGTCGCCAAGATGCGCGGGATCGCCAAGACCCGCCGCGTCGGCCACGCCGGCACGCTCGACCCGATGGCGACGGGCGTGCTGGTCCTGGGCGTCGAGAAGGCCACCAAGCTCCTCGGCCACCTCGCGCTCACGGAGAAGGAGTACCTCGGCACCATCCGGCTGGGCCAGAACACCCTGACGGACGACGCCGAGGGCGAGATCACCTCGTCCACGGACGCCTCCGGGGTCACCCGGGAGGGCGTGGACGCGGGCATCGCCAAGCTGTCCGGCGAGATCATGCAGGTCCCGTCCAAGGTCAGCGCCATCAAGATCAAGGGCGTGCGCTCCTACAAGCGCGCACGCGACGGCGAGGACTTCGAGATCCCGGCCCGCCCGGTGACCGTGTCCTCGTTCCAGGTGTACGACATGCGGGATGCGGAGGCCGAGGACGGCACCAAGGTCGTCGACCTCGTCGTCTCCGTGGTCTGCTCCAGCGGTACGTACATCCGCGCGCTCGCGCGGGACCTGGGCGCCGACCTCGGCGTCGGCGGGCACCTCACGGCGCTGCGGCGCACGCGGGTGGGCCCGTACAAGATCGACCGGGCGCGCACGCTCGACCAGCTCCAGGAGGAGCTGACCGTCATGCCGATCGGCGACGCGGCGGCTGCCGCGTTCCCGCGCTGGGAGCTCGACGCCCGGCGGGCGTCGCTGCTGGCGAACGGCGTGCGGATCGACATGCCGGACGAGTACGAGCCCGGCAAGGCGGTCGCGGTCTACGGGCCGGACGGGCAGCTGCTCGGGCTCGTCGAGAGCAAGGGCGGCAAGGCGAAGTCGCTCGCCGTCTTCGCCTGA
- a CDS encoding DUF503 domain-containing protein yields the protein MYVGTLSFDLLLGDVHSLKEKRSVVRPIVAELQRKFSVSAAEVGDQDLHRRARIGVALVSGDTGFLSDVLDRCERLVAARPEVELLSVRRRLHGDED from the coding sequence ATGTACGTGGGGACTCTGTCCTTCGATCTGCTCCTCGGCGACGTTCACTCGCTGAAGGAGAAACGCTCCGTCGTCCGGCCCATCGTGGCCGAGCTCCAGCGCAAGTTCTCTGTGAGCGCGGCCGAAGTGGGCGACCAGGACCTGCACCGCAGGGCCCGTATAGGGGTCGCTCTGGTGAGTGGGGACACGGGGTTCCTCTCGGATGTACTGGACCGCTGCGAGCGGCTGGTCGCGGCACGTCCGGAAGTGGAGCTGCTGTCGGTACGACGACGGCTCCACGGTGATGAAGACTGA
- the rbfA gene encoding 30S ribosome-binding factor RbfA — MADNARAKKLADLIREVVAEKLQRGVKDPRLGTHVTITDTRVTGDLREATVFYTVYGDDEARVSAAAGLESAKGVLRSAVGRAAQTKFTPTLTFVADALPETAKSIEDLLEKARTSDAQVREVSSGAKYAGDADPYKKPDEDDDTDEAVADEDGDASA, encoded by the coding sequence GTGGCCGACAATGCGCGGGCGAAGAAGCTGGCGGACCTCATCCGGGAGGTGGTGGCCGAGAAGCTGCAGCGCGGCGTCAAGGACCCCCGCCTCGGTACGCACGTGACCATCACGGACACCAGGGTCACCGGCGACCTGCGGGAGGCCACGGTCTTCTACACGGTCTACGGTGACGACGAGGCGCGGGTCAGTGCGGCAGCGGGTCTGGAGAGCGCCAAGGGCGTTCTGCGCTCCGCGGTCGGCCGGGCGGCGCAGACCAAGTTCACGCCGACCCTGACGTTCGTGGCGGACGCCCTTCCGGAGACCGCCAAGAGCATCGAGGACCTCCTGGAGAAGGCGCGGACCTCCGACGCCCAGGTGCGCGAGGTCTCCTCGGGCGCGAAGTACGCCGGCGACGCCGACCCGTACAAGAAGCCCGATGAGGACGACGACACCGACGAGGCCGTCGCCGACGAAGACGGGGACGCATCCGCGTAA
- a CDS encoding SCO5717 family growth-regulating ATPase codes for MSGDRNERRGGTWDVPTDDQSDAEPELTGEFTIDYTPPAWYTQGAAPAADAIPGLPEGSGFEPHRPPSDLGTPPTMRIAPPAAAAAPRAEPDAQAPAAAVPYPGTPDAPTALTADSAAAPYAPAAGTSVPPYPSAPGTAVPPYPPAPAAGLPSYPSAPDSPAPDAARPAYPSAPDSAAPAYAPAPDAARPAYPSAPDSPASPHTPAPGTGLPWRPADAGAELPSSPSAPDSAAPAAYEPARDSAVPSYPAAPDASAPAPGTALPPVPSASDGAVPPQAPASDNGLPPVASASDGAAPQAAAPADQAWGPQAPAGPGSEGAAGPAGDQASPGEPFAAGARSEPLSDPYASRPAGAEHDAAPARPDAPASQAAQPPYENPAPPAVVRTPTPPEGTVVPAPRAADTFEGSAGADPASGAELPRWPSELTSPPMTQGSAQGSPDPQAGYDILPPVQAQPQPRPQVPAAGYGFPPAQPQQPQQPHPQQYADPRGGQWQQGPPGPQGPQGPHGHDPRYGAPQPSGGAPLGYTAAVELSSDRLLRGKQKAKSGNNASGGGGLFRFGGKAAEAERRRKLELIRTPVMSCYRIAVISLKGGVGKTTTTTALGATLATERQDKILAIDANPDAGTLGRRVRRETGATIRDLVQAIPYLNSYMDIRRFTSQAPSGLEIIANDVDPAVSTAFNDEDYRRVIETLGRQYPIILTDSGTGLLYSAMRGVLDLADQLIIISTPSVDGASSASTTLDWLSAHGYADLVSRSLTVISGVRETAKMIKVEDIVRHFETRCRGVVVVPFDDHLAAGAEVDLDMLRPKTREAYFNLSALVAEDFIRAQQQAPPNHWGQPQPPQQPYPQQPQPPHQQPQPTYGQQPYPTSGQPWPQQPGQPQPGGPPRDPRLG; via the coding sequence GTGAGCGGCGATCGGAACGAGAGGCGCGGCGGGACGTGGGACGTCCCGACGGACGATCAGTCCGACGCGGAGCCCGAGCTGACGGGCGAGTTCACCATCGACTACACCCCGCCGGCCTGGTACACGCAGGGCGCGGCTCCGGCCGCCGACGCGATCCCGGGCCTGCCCGAGGGCAGCGGCTTCGAGCCCCACCGGCCGCCGTCGGACCTGGGGACCCCTCCGACGATGCGCATCGCGCCGCCGGCTGCGGCTGCGGCTCCGCGCGCGGAGCCGGACGCACAGGCACCTGCCGCGGCCGTGCCGTACCCGGGCACCCCCGACGCACCCACGGCCCTGACCGCGGACTCCGCGGCCGCACCGTACGCTCCGGCCGCCGGCACGTCCGTCCCGCCGTACCCGTCGGCCCCGGGCACTGCCGTTCCGCCCTACCCGCCCGCCCCGGCCGCCGGACTGCCGTCGTACCCGTCCGCCCCGGACAGTCCCGCCCCGGACGCCGCCCGACCGGCGTACCCCTCTGCTCCGGACAGCGCCGCCCCGGCCTACGCCCCGGCCCCCGACGCCGCCCGCCCGGCGTACCCGTCTGCTCCGGACAGCCCCGCCTCGCCCCACACGCCCGCCCCCGGTACCGGGCTGCCATGGCGCCCGGCGGATGCCGGTGCCGAACTGCCGTCGAGCCCGTCGGCTCCCGACAGCGCCGCCCCGGCCGCCTACGAGCCGGCCCGGGACTCGGCGGTCCCGTCGTACCCGGCGGCTCCGGACGCTTCCGCACCGGCTCCGGGCACCGCCCTGCCGCCGGTCCCGTCCGCTTCGGACGGCGCCGTCCCGCCCCAGGCGCCGGCCTCGGACAACGGCCTGCCGCCGGTCGCGTCGGCCTCGGACGGGGCCGCTCCGCAGGCTGCCGCGCCCGCCGACCAGGCGTGGGGCCCGCAGGCCCCGGCCGGTCCGGGTTCCGAGGGTGCCGCCGGTCCGGCGGGCGACCAGGCCTCGCCGGGCGAGCCGTTCGCAGCGGGGGCCCGGTCGGAACCGTTGAGCGACCCGTACGCGTCCCGGCCCGCCGGCGCCGAGCACGACGCCGCGCCCGCCCGGCCGGACGCACCGGCTTCGCAGGCCGCCCAGCCGCCGTACGAGAACCCCGCGCCGCCCGCAGTCGTGCGTACGCCCACTCCCCCCGAGGGGACGGTCGTTCCGGCGCCGCGCGCGGCGGACACGTTCGAGGGATCCGCCGGAGCCGACCCGGCATCCGGCGCCGAACTCCCGCGGTGGCCTTCGGAGTTGACCTCGCCTCCGATGACTCAGGGGTCCGCTCAGGGGTCCCCTGATCCTCAGGCCGGGTACGACATCCTGCCGCCGGTCCAGGCCCAGCCCCAACCCCGGCCCCAGGTGCCCGCTGCCGGGTACGGGTTCCCGCCCGCGCAGCCCCAGCAGCCCCAGCAGCCCCACCCGCAGCAGTACGCCGATCCCCGCGGCGGGCAGTGGCAGCAAGGTCCCCCCGGCCCGCAGGGCCCGCAGGGCCCCCACGGGCACGATCCCCGCTACGGCGCCCCCCAGCCCTCCGGCGGCGCCCCCCTCGGGTACACCGCGGCCGTCGAGCTGTCCTCCGACCGCCTGCTCCGCGGCAAGCAGAAGGCCAAGAGCGGCAACAACGCCTCCGGAGGCGGCGGCCTGTTCCGCTTCGGCGGCAAGGCGGCCGAGGCGGAGCGGCGGCGCAAGCTGGAGCTGATCCGCACGCCGGTCATGTCCTGCTACCGCATCGCCGTCATCAGCCTCAAGGGCGGCGTCGGCAAGACCACGACCACCACCGCCCTCGGCGCCACCCTCGCCACGGAGCGCCAGGACAAGATCCTGGCCATCGACGCGAACCCGGACGCCGGTACCCTCGGCCGTCGCGTGCGCCGCGAGACCGGGGCCACGATCCGGGACCTGGTCCAGGCGATCCCGTACCTGAACTCGTACATGGACATCCGGCGGTTCACCTCCCAGGCCCCCTCCGGGCTGGAGATCATCGCCAACGACGTGGACCCGGCCGTTTCGACGGCCTTCAACGACGAGGACTACCGTCGCGTCATCGAGACGCTCGGCCGCCAGTACCCGATCATCCTCACCGACTCCGGCACCGGCCTCCTCTACTCCGCCATGCGCGGGGTCCTGGACCTGGCCGATCAGCTGATCATCATCTCGACCCCGTCGGTGGACGGCGCGAGCAGCGCCAGCACCACGCTCGACTGGCTCTCCGCGCACGGGTACGCCGACCTCGTCTCGCGCTCCCTCACCGTGATCTCCGGGGTCCGCGAGACCGCCAAGATGATCAAGGTCGAGGACATCGTGCGGCACTTCGAGACCCGCTGCCGCGGTGTCGTCGTGGTCCCGTTCGACGACCACCTCGCGGCCGGCGCCGAAGTCGACCTCGACATGCTCCGGCCCAAGACGCGCGAGGCCTACTTCAACCTCTCCGCCCTGGTCGCCGAGGACTTCATCCGCGCCCAGCAGCAAGCGCCCCCGAACCACTGGGGCCAGCCCCAGCCGCCCCAGCAGCCCTACCCGCAGCAGCCGCAGCCGCCTCACCAGCAGCCGCAGCCCACGTACGGGCAGCAGCCCTACCCCACCTCCGGCCAGCCCTGGCCCCAGCAGCCCGGTCAGCCCCAGCCCGGCGGGCCCCCGCGCGACCCGCGGCTGGGCTGA
- a CDS encoding serine protease has product MTAELIRICDLAGRPRGSGFVADDRGTVLTSHEAVDGLARVVLHGPSPGERTWLAGASDVTALPELGLALVRSDGLGVRPLPVAPRGVIAPGTYVRLSARGWRQARVLGGAEATYAATSTTSTAGTVGTGTSAAAADRLRRLPAGLELAIGTDGRDALRLGGEACGGPVLDAATGAVLAVLCTALQAEHRSGGFAVPLTAAAAADPGGPLAALLERNAATVPGHGADLNLAGALQLTGTTLGTALAAGAGPEPVDRPEIAAELDAFTAGDRCTAGDPPVLALVGRPGTGRTTALAALAVRRARGPRPAPTLWLRGSDLRVGDTSLADAVARALAEAGRILEVPAAAPGPDPASALAAVVASAGRALLVVLDGPEEMPPRLAALAGPWTAATAAWLDATGARLVLAARPEYWESAGRLYPSRMLRTPARPARRLPPAVPVGDLTPEEAALAGARLGIPADAVAGADARHPLTLRLLAEVRAAGVTAGRPSRDEVFAAHLDLLCLRVAVRVSAALPQPRRPGVGGAADPVGADGPDTAGVHGPGVGRLAARVAGRVHEAARRCLGPGQGQVDRASFEELFPWRSGWASAVLTEGLLVPAGEGYRFAHEELADWVQAAHLDLPAALETLGRDVPRHRIGPVLEALGLLPTGERAAALERLVALLDAADGPEARWWAARLLGETLLRVPDATPYLPVLYALTTHLTGPAPGGAHEAGPTPVPVTPADPAPADLTPAGSAAYAGALGTPGPAVTAPWAGPGTTGHPWIPAQGGAPGAGGSGGHAGHLRPGGTRTGDVTESGGPPDPGRGREDEGEFGAWFWTRLRVAEEDRFELLRRMLPHDHRFLDAAARRLVRAPHLVQPLLCGWFRDERRLLGRPGATVATAAQALLHTHRHLAVDDLAEALVTAAHPRADELLAVLAEDEPSALSRAVDRWAHDERPGRRVAAAAYGPLAAPHVRTPADRELLRYAAQALLARPGDASLHGSALGILLRDPQVRARYLPEALACFRDPGRGLRLPAAALVAALPVLPDPDAVFAALRERADGEVVRALAALTTPGLARRAADLVRDHLARHPQDAAHAAAFVDRRLEQGLAAAPVLRPLVRDLLGSGPPPVRAALAGVLAAPGTESSYTLRGELAEALLREELDPSVLDAFLGALAAGAATGAPDRTRDLLRRTGRQLLRAPGGPAVFERRTVELARAEPAFGALVARWLERAPQEAAALLGPSARRTVETLAHSASPRDDADDGQRPPAWQS; this is encoded by the coding sequence GTGACGGCGGAACTGATCAGGATCTGCGATCTCGCCGGGAGGCCGCGGGGGAGCGGCTTCGTCGCGGACGACCGGGGGACGGTGCTCACCAGCCACGAGGCCGTCGACGGACTGGCCCGGGTGGTCCTGCACGGGCCGTCGCCGGGGGAGCGGACCTGGCTGGCGGGGGCCTCGGACGTGACCGCCCTGCCGGAGCTGGGGCTGGCGCTCGTACGGAGCGACGGGCTCGGGGTACGGCCGCTGCCGGTCGCTCCGCGGGGGGTGATCGCTCCCGGGACGTACGTACGGCTGTCCGCGCGGGGCTGGCGCCAGGCGCGGGTGCTCGGCGGGGCCGAGGCCACCTACGCCGCGACCTCGACGACCTCGACGGCGGGGACGGTGGGGACGGGGACGTCGGCGGCGGCGGCGGACCGGCTCCGCCGGCTGCCGGCCGGGCTGGAGCTGGCCATCGGGACCGACGGCCGCGACGCGCTGCGGCTCGGCGGCGAGGCCTGCGGGGGCCCGGTGCTGGACGCCGCAACCGGAGCGGTGCTCGCGGTCCTGTGCACCGCTCTGCAGGCGGAGCACCGCTCCGGCGGCTTCGCCGTGCCGCTCACGGCCGCGGCCGCCGCCGATCCGGGCGGACCCCTCGCCGCGCTGCTGGAACGCAACGCCGCCACCGTGCCGGGCCACGGCGCCGATCTGAACCTCGCCGGAGCCCTGCAGCTCACCGGGACCACCCTGGGCACGGCCCTCGCCGCCGGGGCGGGCCCGGAGCCGGTGGACCGCCCGGAGATCGCGGCCGAACTGGACGCCTTCACCGCCGGGGACCGCTGCACCGCCGGGGACCCCCCGGTCCTCGCGCTGGTCGGGCGCCCCGGCACCGGACGCACGACCGCCCTCGCCGCCCTCGCGGTCCGCCGCGCCCGCGGCCCGCGCCCGGCCCCGACCCTCTGGCTGCGCGGCTCCGACCTGCGGGTCGGGGACACCTCGCTGGCCGACGCGGTGGCGCGGGCGCTGGCGGAGGCGGGGCGGATCCTGGAGGTGCCGGCCGCCGCTCCGGGACCGGACCCGGCGTCGGCGCTGGCCGCGGTCGTGGCTTCGGCCGGGCGGGCCCTGCTCGTCGTCCTGGACGGGCCGGAGGAGATGCCGCCGCGGCTCGCGGCGCTGGCCGGGCCGTGGACCGCGGCCACCGCCGCCTGGCTGGACGCGACCGGAGCCCGGCTCGTCCTGGCCGCCCGCCCCGAGTACTGGGAGTCGGCGGGGCGGCTCTACCCGTCGCGGATGCTCCGGACCCCGGCCCGGCCGGCCCGCCGGCTGCCGCCCGCGGTCCCGGTCGGCGACCTCACCCCCGAGGAGGCGGCGCTCGCCGGGGCCCGGCTGGGGATCCCGGCCGACGCCGTCGCGGGAGCCGACGCCCGGCACCCGCTCACCCTGCGGCTCCTCGCGGAGGTCCGCGCGGCCGGGGTCACCGCCGGCCGTCCGTCCCGTGACGAGGTGTTCGCCGCACACCTGGACCTGCTGTGCCTGCGCGTGGCCGTCCGGGTGTCCGCCGCGCTGCCGCAGCCGCGTAGACCCGGCGTCGGCGGGGCCGCGGACCCGGTCGGCGCCGACGGGCCCGACACGGCCGGGGTGCACGGGCCCGGGGTGGGCCGGCTGGCCGCGCGGGTGGCCGGGCGGGTGCACGAAGCCGCCCGGCGCTGTCTGGGGCCGGGCCAGGGCCAGGTGGACCGGGCCTCCTTCGAGGAACTGTTCCCCTGGCGGTCGGGGTGGGCCTCCGCCGTGCTCACCGAGGGGCTGCTGGTGCCCGCCGGAGAGGGGTACCGCTTCGCCCACGAGGAGCTTGCCGACTGGGTGCAGGCCGCGCACCTGGATCTCCCCGCCGCCCTGGAGACCCTGGGCCGGGACGTTCCCCGCCACCGCATCGGTCCCGTACTGGAGGCTCTGGGCCTGCTTCCGACCGGGGAGCGGGCGGCGGCACTGGAGCGGCTCGTGGCCCTGCTCGACGCAGCGGACGGCCCCGAGGCGCGGTGGTGGGCCGCCCGCCTCCTCGGCGAAACCCTGCTCCGGGTCCCGGACGCGACGCCGTACCTCCCGGTCCTGTACGCCCTCACCACCCACCTGACCGGGCCCGCGCCGGGCGGGGCGCACGAAGCGGGCCCGACGCCGGTGCCCGTGACACCGGCGGACCCGGCACCGGCGGACCTGACACCGGCCGGCTCCGCGGCGTACGCCGGCGCCCTGGGGACCCCGGGCCCGGCCGTCACCGCCCCGTGGGCGGGCCCCGGCACCACCGGGCACCCGTGGATCCCCGCCCAGGGCGGAGCCCCGGGGGCCGGCGGGTCCGGCGGGCATGCGGGGCACCTCCGCCCCGGCGGAACGCGGACCGGTGACGTCACGGAATCCGGCGGCCCGCCCGATCCCGGTCGGGGCCGGGAGGACGAGGGGGAGTTCGGGGCGTGGTTCTGGACCCGGCTGCGCGTCGCAGAGGAGGACCGGTTCGAGCTGCTGCGGCGGATGCTGCCCCACGACCACCGCTTCCTCGACGCCGCCGCCCGGCGGCTGGTCCGCGCGCCGCACCTCGTGCAGCCGCTGCTCTGCGGCTGGTTCCGCGACGAGCGGCGGCTGCTCGGGCGGCCCGGGGCCACCGTCGCCACCGCCGCGCAGGCCTTGCTGCACACCCATCGCCACCTCGCCGTCGACGACCTCGCCGAGGCGCTCGTCACCGCCGCGCACCCCCGCGCCGACGAGCTGCTCGCCGTACTCGCCGAGGACGAGCCCTCCGCCCTCAGCCGGGCCGTGGACCGCTGGGCCCACGACGAGCGGCCCGGCCGCAGGGTCGCGGCCGCCGCGTACGGGCCGCTCGCCGCCCCGCACGTACGGACCCCCGCCGACCGCGAGCTGCTGCGCTACGCCGCGCAGGCCCTCCTCGCCCGCCCCGGCGACGCCTCCCTGCACGGCAGCGCCCTCGGGATCCTGCTCCGCGACCCCCAGGTACGGGCCCGCTACCTCCCCGAGGCCCTCGCCTGCTTCCGCGACCCCGGGCGCGGACTGCGGCTGCCCGCCGCCGCGCTGGTCGCCGCGCTCCCCGTGCTGCCCGACCCGGACGCGGTGTTCGCCGCCCTGCGGGAGCGGGCCGACGGCGAGGTGGTGCGCGCGCTGGCCGCGCTGACCACCCCGGGCCTGGCCCGGCGCGCGGCCGACCTCGTACGGGACCACCTGGCGCGGCACCCGCAGGACGCGGCGCACGCCGCCGCGTTCGTGGACCGGCGGCTCGAACAGGGTCTGGCCGCCGCCCCCGTGCTCCGCCCGCTCGTACGGGACCTGCTGGGCTCCGGTCCGCCCCCGGTACGGGCCGCGCTGGCCGGCGTACTGGCCGCCCCGGGCACGGAGTCCTCGTACACGCTCCGCGGCGAGCTCGCCGAGGCGCTGCTCCGCGAGGAGCTCGACCCGTCGGTGCTCGACGCCTTCCTCGGCGCACTGGCGGCCGGGGCGGCCACGGGCGCGCCCGACCGTACCCGGGACCTGCTGCGGCGCACCGGCCGGCAGCTGCTGCGGGCACCGGGCGGGCCGGCGGTCTTCGAGCGGCGCACGGTCGAGCTGGCGCGGGCCGAACCGGCCTTCGGCGCACTCGTGGCCCGCTGGCTGGAGCGGGCGCCGCAGGAGGCGGCGGCGCTGTTGGGGCCGAGCGCGCGCCGGACCGTCGAGACCCTCGCTCACAGCGCGTCCCCGCGGGACGACGCCGATGATGGGCAGCGGCCACCGGCATGGCAGTCTTAG